A DNA window from Engystomops pustulosus chromosome 6, aEngPut4.maternal, whole genome shotgun sequence contains the following coding sequences:
- the LOC140065380 gene encoding sialic acid-binding Ig-like lectin 5: protein MGMKSNELCGVRLFLTTITLCWLWRGVTCQVSGYSITVASSVRVQEGLCVSIPCTFTADYKNRFTDSTGYWKGTLNDIVATNHKSNNGQKTNFHLTGNPDTGDCSLTITDAGREDNGEYYFRYEDGKNSADSYSYYKEVKTTITVTDLTEEPVISDLGSVIAGVEKTVTCSPPGNCPATSLTFQWRKSNVPDIWKNSPSITFTPSLDDHGTTITCEMSHSKGKTTQKTLLLHVYKKPEIFKGLQCKRNMTVIYCECSAMANPPASITWSSTGINVTETSGFSIKSSSHGYNTVSRLEGSVMSPPGDLWCTAGNTEGSESQKLPIYEKPQILQESHCRKNLSAIYCECSAMANPPASITWSSNSINVTETSGFSINSSSGYRTVSRLEGAAMSRPGDIWCTAENTEGSVSQKLPIYVDWTRPLLIGGGIIAFLILGITCAVFAIKNCRVKKNISRSNSYVMEGPNNNAKAKDPESRNEASRNTKRGI from the exons GTGTCACATGTCAAGTCTCGGGATATTCTATTACTGTGGCTTCTAGTGTCAGGGTCCAGGAGGGTCTCTGTGTCTCCATTCCTTGTACCTTCACTGCCGACTATAAGAACAGATTCACAGATTCCACTGGATACTGGAAAGGAACATTGAATGATATTGTGGCCACTAATCATAAATCTAATAATGGCCAAAAAACAAACTTCCATCTGACGGGAAATCCCGATACTGGAGACTGCAGCCTGACCATAACTGACgccgggagggaagataatggggAATATTACTTCCGATATGAAGACGGGAAAAACAGTGCAGACAGTTATAGCTATTACAAAGAGGTGAAAACCACAATAACTGTGACTG ATCTCACAGAAGAACCGGTCATCTCAGATCTTGGGTCAGTGATTGCTGGTGTGGAGAAGACAGTGACCTGCTCTCCTCCTGGGAACTGTCCTGCTACATCCTTAACTTTCCAATGGAGGAAGAGTAATGTCCCTGATATCTGGAAGAATTCACCTTCTATAACATTTACCCCATCACTAGATGATCACGGCACAACCATCACATGTGAGATGTCACACTCCAAGGGGAAGACGACTCAGAAAACCCTTCTTCTTCATGTCTACA AAAAGCCTGAAATCTTCAAGGGCTTGCAATGCAAGAGGAACATGACTGTAATATACTGTGAGTGTTCGGCAATGGCCAATCCTCCAGCGAGTATCACCTGGAGCAGCACCGGTATCAATGTCACCGAGACGTCTGGGTTCTCCATAAAGTCATCTTCTCATGGCTATAACACAGTGTCTAGGCTGGAAGGATCAGTGATGTCACCTCCTGGAGATCTGTGGTGCACAGCCGGGAATACGGAAGGCTCAGAGTCCCAGAAGCTTCCAATCTATG AAAAGCCCCAAATCCTCCAGGAATCTCACTGCAGAAAGAACCTGAGTGCAATATACTGTGAGTGTTCGGCAATGGCCAATCCTCCAGCGAGTATCACCTGGAGCAGCAACAGTATCAATGTCACCGAGACCTCTGGGTTCTCCATAAATTCATCTTCTGGCTATAGGACAGTGTCCAGGCTGGAAGGAGCAGCGATGTCACGTCCTGGAGATATATGGTGCACAGCCGAGAATACGGAAGGCTCGGTGTCCCAGAAGCTTCCAATCTATG TGGATTGGACACGGCCTCTCCTGATTGGTGGAGGAATTATCGCTTTCCTTATACTTGGTATTACTTGTGCAGTGTTTGCAATCAAAAATTGCAG AGTTAAAAAGAATATCTCAAGAAGCAACAGCTACGTAATGGAGGGTCCGAACAACAACGCCAAGGCCAAGGATCCGGAGAGCAGGAATGAAGCAAGTAGAAATACCAAAAGAGGCATATAG